A section of the Acanthochromis polyacanthus isolate Apoly-LR-REF ecotype Palm Island chromosome 1, KAUST_Apoly_ChrSc, whole genome shotgun sequence genome encodes:
- the tfb1m gene encoding dimethyladenosine transferase 1, mitochondrial, whose product MAGSRKLAAVRLPPLPTVGELIKLYNLRAEKQLSQNFLLDLKLTDKIVRQAGNLKGAHVCEVGPGPGGLTRSILSAGAADLLVVEKDTRFIPGLKLLSEAAPGRVRIVHGDILNYRMDRGFPANISKKWEEDPPNLHIIGNLPFNVATPLIIKWLKNIADRTGPFTFGRTQLTLTFQKEVAERLTASTGAKQRSRLSIMAQYLCTVHNCFTIPGRAFIPKPKVDVGVVHFTPLVQPQIQQPFQLVEKVVRNVFQFRRKHCYKGVEKLFPEACRDELTQEMLQKADVDPILRPTELTIPHVRALADAYAHLCTREPGLLSYEFREELRLKHLLRKGETPVDAFMDTSGSTLQSPLQPC is encoded by the exons ATGGCTGGCTCAAGGAAACTGGCAGCTGTCCGCCTGCCTCCGTTGCCGACTGTAGGTGAACTGATAAAGCTGTACAACCTGCGAGCTGAGAAACAATTGTCCCAGAACTTTCTGCTGGACCTGAAGCTTACAG ATAAAATAGTGCGTCAGGCAGGTAATTTGAAGGGTGCTCATGTGTGTGAGGTGGGTCCTGGTCCGGGCGGCCTCACCCGCTCCATCCTCAGTGCTGGGGCAGCGGATCTGCTTGTTGTGGAGAAAGATACGCGCTTCATCCCTGGGCTTAAG CTGTTGTCTGAGGCGGCACCAGGCCGGGTGAGGATTGTCCACGGTGACATACTCAATTACAGGATGGATCGAGGATTCCCAGCAAATATCTCAAAGAAGTGGGAAGAAG ACCCACCAAACCTTCACATCATAGGGAATCTGCCATTTAACGTCGCTACCCCGCTCATCATCAAGTGGCTGAAAAACATAGCCGACAGAACAGGGCCCTTCACCTTTGGACGCACCCAACTCACGCTCACTTTTCAGAAAGAGGTGGCCGAG AGATTGACAGCCAGCACAGGCGCCAAACAGAGGAGTCGTCTTTCCATCATGGCTCAGTATCTCTGCACTGTCCACAACTGCTTCACCATCCCTGGACGGGCCTTCATTCCCAAACCAAAG gTGGACGTGGGAGTCGTTCACTTCACCCCCCTGGTCCAACCCCAGATCCAACAGCCCTTCCAGCTGGTGGAGAAAGTCGTCAGGAACGTTTTCCAGTTCCGCAGGAAGCACTGCTATAAGGGAGTAGA AAAGTTGTTCCCCGAGGCGTGTCGTGACGAGCTCACACAGGAGATGTTGCAGAAGGCAGATGTGGATCCCATTCTCCGCCCTACAGAGCTCACCATACCCCATGTCAGGGCTCTAGCAGATGCCTATGCCCATCTCTGCACCCGTGAACCCGGTCTCCTCAGCTACGAGTTCAGAGAGGAGCTCAGGCTAAAGCATCTCCTTCGGAAAGGAGAAACACCAGTGGATGCATTTATGGACACGTCGGGCAGCACACTACAGAGTCCTCTGCAGCCCTGCTGA
- the LOC110957903 gene encoding claudin-20: MASTGMQIFGFVLALLGIMGAMVATLLPNWKVSADVGSNIITAISQMQGLWMDCTWYSTGMFSCTLKYSVLSLPAYLQTARTTMVLCCVLAAMGLCLASLGLKCTRWGGGRRSKRHAAIASGGCFVAAGFLCLVPASWFTNEVITNFLDSSVPESNKFEPGGAVYVAFVSAGFLFVGGSIFCMSCSGKRHGPQDLVLLPPPDKLLLQQQQQQLLQQQQELQHQYCSLSPLDNKTGYSLQDYV; the protein is encoded by the coding sequence ATGGCATCCACGGGCATGCAGATATTTGGATTTGTGTTGGCGCTGTTGGGCATTATGGGTGCCATGGTGGCCACTCTGCTGCCCAACTGGAAGGTCAGTGCAGATGTGGGCTCCAACATCATCACAGCAATCTCCCAGATGCAGGGATTGTGGATGGACTGCACATGGTACAGCACAGGCATGTTCAGCTGCACACTGAAGTATTCAGTGCTTTCATTACCTGCGTACTTGCAGACTGCTCGCACCACCATGGTGCTGTGCTGCGTACTGGCTGCCATGGGCCTCTGCCTTGCATCCCTGGGACTAAAGTGCACACGCTGGGGAGGTGGACGGCGCTCTAAGCGGCATGCTGCGATTGCTAGTGGTGGCTGCTTTGTCGCTGCAGGCTTTCTGTGTCTGGTGCCTGCTTCTTGGTTTACCAACGAGGTCATCACCAACTTCCTGGACTCCAGTGTGCCCGAGAGCAATAAGTTTGAGCCTGGGGGTGCAGTGTACGTTGCCTTTGTTTCAGCAGGTTTCCTCTTTGTAGGAGGGTCCATCTTCTGTATGTCCTGCTCGGGGAAGAGGCATGGACCCCAGGACCTGGTCCTGCTCCCTCCCCCAGATAAATTgctgctccagcagcagcagcaacagctgcttcagcagcagcaggagctccAGCACCAGTACTGCTCTCTCTCCCCATTAGACAATAAGACTGGCTATAGCCTGCAGGACTATGTGTAA